GCCATCGCCCAAGACTGCGTGAGATCGCCTGAGACCGCAGAAAGCGATCTGATTCGCCGGGACTCGCCGCCACCGCGCGTCCCGGCCCCTTCCCCGCCGCTCTGGCAGGAGACCACCATGATCCCGATCCATCTGGATACCGGGGCGGGCCCCGCTCGTCCCCAGCATCAGCCCAACCGCCTGGAGAACCTTGACCAGTTCCTGGTCGAAGACAAGACCACCGGCGACTATCGGCTGCACCGCAGCGCGTTCACGGACGAGGCGCTGTTCGAACTCGAGATGCAGCACATCTTCGAGGGCAACTGGATCTACCTGGCGCACGAAAGCCAGATCCCGAACAACAACGATTACTACACGACGCATATCGGCCGCCAGCCGATCGTGATCGCGCGCAATCGCCAGGGCGAACTGAACGCGTTCATCAACGCGTGCAGCCATCGCGGCGCAATGTTGTGCCGGCACAAGCGCGGCAACAAGGCCACATACACCTGCCCGTTCCACGGCTGGACATTCAACAACAGCGGCAAGCTACTCAAGGTCAAGGACCCCGAACAGGCCGGCTATCCGGAATGCTTCAACAAGGAGGGGTCCCACGACCTGAAGAAGCTGGCGCGCTTTTCCAACTATCGCGGCTTCCTGTTCGGCAGCCTCAACGCCGATGTGCCGCCGATCGAGCAGTTCCTGGGCGATGCCGCGCGCATCATCGACATGATTGTCGACCAGTCGCCCGATGGTCTCGAGGTGCTGCGTGGCTCGTCGACATACACATTCGCCGGCAACTGGAAACTGCAGGCCGAGAATGGCGCCGATGGCTACCATGTGTCCGCCGTGCACTGGAACTACGCCGCCACCACAAGCCACCGCAAGCAGCAGAACGAACGCGAGGACAAGATCCGCGCGATGGATGCGGGCAAGTGGGGCCAGCAAGGCGGCGGCTTCTACGCGTTCGATCATGGCCATATGCTGCTGTGGTCGCGCTGGGCTAACCCGGAAGATCGTCCGAACTTCGCCCGCCGCGACGAGTTCGCGCAACGCTGTGGCGAGGAGCGCGCCGACTGGATGATCCAGAACTCGCGCAACCTGTGCCTGTACCCCAATGTCTACCTGATGGACCAGTTCGGCTCGCAGATCCGCCTGCTGCGCCCGCTGTCGGTGGACCGCACCGAAGTCACGATCTACTGCATCGCCCCCAAGGGGGAATCGGACGAGGCCCGCGCACGCCGCATCCGCCAATACGAAGACTTTTTCAACGTCAGCGGCATGGCCACGCCCGACGACCTCGAGGAGTTCCGCGCCTGCCAGCAGGGCTACGCGGGCCAGGCACTGGCCTGGAACGATATGTGCCGGGGCGCCACGCACTGGATCGACGGGCCCGACGACGCAGCGAAGCACATCGGTCTGAATCCGGTGATGAGCGGGCTGCGTACCGAGGATGAAGGCCTCTATACCGTACAGCATCGCTACTGGCTGGAGACGATGAAGCGGGCCGTGGCACAGGGAGATGCAGCATGAGCGCCGTCATCCCCATGAGCGATGTCTCGGCCTTTCTCTACCGCGAGTGCCGCCTGCTCGACGACGAGCAATGGGATGAATGGCTGACCTGCTATCACCCCGATGCGCGATTCTGGATGCCTTGCTGGGATGACGACGGCAAGCTCGTCACCGATCCGGAACGAGAGATTTCGCTGATCTTCTATCCGAACCGGCAGGGGCTGGAGGACCGCATCTTCCGCATCAAGACCGAGCGGTCGAGCGCGACGATCCCCGACACGCGCACGAGCCACAACCTGAGCAATATCGAAATCGAGTCGACCGACGGACAACTAGCCACGGTGCGCTTCAACTGGCACACGCTCGCGCATCGCTACCAGACCAATTTCAGCTACTTCGGCATGTCGCGCTACGTGATCGATTTCTCGCAAGGCACGCCGCGCATCCTGGACAAGTACGTCGTGCTCAAGAACGACTACATCCACCAGGTCATCGACATCTATCACATCTGATCCGCTCGCCGCATCAGGCAGCATCACGGAGGGACAAGGCCATGGAACATACGATCGCCCTGCAGTTCGAAGATGGCGTGACGCGCTTCATCACGTGCGGCGACAACGAGACGCTCTCGGACGCCGCCTATCGCCAGCAGATCAACATTCCGCTC
This genomic interval from Cupriavidus metallidurans CH34 contains the following:
- the benA gene encoding benzoate 1,2-dioxygenase large subunit; the protein is MIPIHLDTGAGPARPQHQPNRLENLDQFLVEDKTTGDYRLHRSAFTDEALFELEMQHIFEGNWIYLAHESQIPNNNDYYTTHIGRQPIVIARNRQGELNAFINACSHRGAMLCRHKRGNKATYTCPFHGWTFNNSGKLLKVKDPEQAGYPECFNKEGSHDLKKLARFSNYRGFLFGSLNADVPPIEQFLGDAARIIDMIVDQSPDGLEVLRGSSTYTFAGNWKLQAENGADGYHVSAVHWNYAATTSHRKQQNEREDKIRAMDAGKWGQQGGGFYAFDHGHMLLWSRWANPEDRPNFARRDEFAQRCGEERADWMIQNSRNLCLYPNVYLMDQFGSQIRLLRPLSVDRTEVTIYCIAPKGESDEARARRIRQYEDFFNVSGMATPDDLEEFRACQQGYAGQALAWNDMCRGATHWIDGPDDAAKHIGLNPVMSGLRTEDEGLYTVQHRYWLETMKRAVAQGDAA
- the benB gene encoding benzoate 1,2-dioxygenase small subunit; amino-acid sequence: MSAVIPMSDVSAFLYRECRLLDDEQWDEWLTCYHPDARFWMPCWDDDGKLVTDPEREISLIFYPNRQGLEDRIFRIKTERSSATIPDTRTSHNLSNIEIESTDGQLATVRFNWHTLAHRYQTNFSYFGMSRYVIDFSQGTPRILDKYVVLKNDYIHQVIDIYHI